From the Hallerella porci genome, one window contains:
- a CDS encoding DNA-3-methyladenine glycosylase family protein: protein MFFQYGNKEIEFLKAKDKRLAFAIEKIGHVEREVDSDLFSAVVHQIIAQQISTKAQATIWKRLNDSLKMVNAKNISDLSPKKLQSFGMTFKKAEYILDFAKKVNDGIFDLEKINEKSDEEVVKELSSLKGVGVWTAEMIMTFCMQRSNIVSFGDLAILRGMRMLYRHRKIDKVKFEKYRKRYSPYGTVASLYLWAIAGGAIPELTDPAEKLKTEKVK, encoded by the coding sequence ATGTTTTTTCAGTACGGCAACAAAGAAATTGAATTTTTAAAAGCAAAAGACAAACGCCTTGCTTTTGCGATTGAAAAAATCGGGCATGTGGAACGCGAAGTGGATTCGGATTTATTTTCGGCAGTTGTGCATCAGATTATCGCACAACAAATTTCAACGAAAGCGCAAGCGACAATTTGGAAGCGCTTGAACGATTCACTCAAAATGGTGAATGCAAAAAATATTTCTGATTTATCGCCAAAAAAATTGCAATCGTTTGGAATGACTTTTAAAAAAGCGGAATACATTTTAGATTTTGCAAAAAAAGTAAACGACGGCATTTTTGATTTAGAAAAAATTAACGAAAAATCCGACGAAGAAGTTGTCAAAGAATTATCCTCGTTAAAAGGCGTCGGCGTTTGGACTGCGGAAATGATTATGACATTTTGTATGCAGCGCTCAAACATTGTAAGCTTCGGCGACTTAGCCATTTTACGCGGCATGCGAATGCTTTACAGACATCGTAAAATCGACAAAGTAAAATTTGAAAAATATCGCAAAAGATATTCACCGTATGGAACCGTGGCAAGCCTTTATTTATGGGCAATCGCAGGCGGCGCAATCCCCGAATTAACGGATCCCGCAGAAAAATTAAAAACTGAAAAAGTCAAATGA
- a CDS encoding methylated-DNA--[protein]-cysteine S-methyltransferase: MKYKWFYKTPENFSDIYLTSDGEFLTGLFFEGSKMISFDSNIEEKSLPIFEETCRWLDIYFSGKSPNFTPAFKIENLTAFRKLVIDIMLKIPFGKTLSYQEIADKIAKEKRIPKMSARAVGNAVGSNLICIIIPCHRVIGSNQKIVGYSGGIPNKIELLKLEKVIF, translated from the coding sequence ATGAAATACAAATGGTTCTATAAAACTCCCGAAAATTTTTCGGATATTTATTTGACGAGCGACGGGGAATTTTTAACCGGACTTTTCTTCGAAGGCTCAAAAATGATTTCATTCGATTCCAACATCGAAGAAAAATCGCTTCCGATTTTTGAAGAAACTTGTCGTTGGTTAGATATTTATTTCAGCGGAAAATCGCCGAATTTTACACCCGCTTTTAAAATCGAAAACTTGACCGCGTTTCGAAAATTAGTCATCGACATCATGCTCAAAATTCCCTTTGGGAAAACTCTCAGCTATCAAGAAATCGCAGACAAAATCGCAAAGGAAAAACGCATTCCCAAAATGTCTGCTCGCGCCGTCGGGAACGCAGTCGGAAGCAATCTCATTTGCATTATCATTCCTTGTCATCGCGTTATCGGTTCCAATCAAAAAATCGTCGGCTACAGCGGTGGCATTCCCAATAAAATTGAACTTTTGAAACTCGAAAAAGTGATCTTTTAA